Proteins co-encoded in one Aquincola tertiaricarbonis genomic window:
- a CDS encoding 3-deoxy-7-phosphoheptulonate synthase, protein MTTPLDALQNDRETSTQDTTRIDDVRISAVRPLISPALLLDELPVTPELQLLVERSRRQIANVLHGRDDRLVVVVGPCSIHDHDQAMAYAQRLKSIQAELEDALVLVMRVYFEKPRTTVGWKGYINDPRLDGSFRINEGLRRARELLLHIGAMGLPTATEFLDLLSPQYVADLIAWGAIGARTTESQSHRQLASGSSCPIGFKNGTDGGVQVAVDAMVAAAAPHAFMGMTKMGQTAIFETRGNPDTHVILRGGNSGPNYSAEHIDAACAVLRKAGLREQLMVDCSHANSRKQHARQIEVAEDVARRVADGEKRITGLMIESHLEEGRQDIRPGVPLQPGVSVTDACISWAQTAPVLRALADAVRVRRTRPA, encoded by the coding sequence ATGACTACGCCCCTTGACGCCCTTCAGAACGACCGCGAGACCTCGACGCAGGACACCACCCGCATCGACGACGTCCGCATCTCCGCCGTCCGCCCGCTGATCTCGCCCGCACTGCTGCTGGACGAGCTGCCCGTCACGCCCGAGCTGCAGCTGCTGGTGGAGCGCAGCCGGCGCCAGATCGCCAACGTGCTGCACGGCCGCGACGACCGGCTGGTGGTGGTGGTCGGCCCCTGCTCCATCCACGACCACGACCAGGCCATGGCTTACGCGCAGCGGTTGAAGTCGATCCAGGCGGAGCTGGAAGACGCGCTGGTGCTGGTGATGCGCGTGTACTTCGAAAAGCCCCGCACCACCGTCGGCTGGAAGGGCTACATCAACGACCCGCGGCTGGACGGCAGCTTCCGCATCAACGAAGGCCTGCGCCGTGCGCGCGAGCTGCTGCTGCACATCGGCGCGATGGGCCTGCCCACCGCCACCGAGTTCCTGGACCTGCTGAGCCCGCAGTATGTGGCCGACCTGATCGCCTGGGGGGCCATCGGCGCACGCACCACCGAGAGCCAGAGCCACCGGCAGCTGGCCTCGGGCTCCAGCTGCCCGATCGGCTTCAAGAACGGCACCGATGGCGGCGTGCAGGTGGCGGTGGATGCGATGGTGGCCGCGGCCGCGCCGCATGCCTTCATGGGCATGACCAAGATGGGCCAGACCGCGATCTTCGAGACCCGCGGCAACCCCGACACGCACGTCATCCTGCGCGGCGGCAACAGCGGCCCCAACTACAGCGCCGAGCACATCGACGCCGCCTGCGCGGTGCTGCGCAAGGCCGGCCTGCGCGAGCAGCTGATGGTGGATTGCTCGCATGCCAACTCGCGCAAGCAGCATGCGCGGCAGATCGAGGTGGCCGAGGACGTGGCGCGCCGCGTCGCCGATGGCGAGAAGCGCATCACCGGGCTGATGATCGAAAGCCACCTGGAAGAAGGCCGCCAGGACATCCGCCCCGGCGTGCCGCTGCAGCCGGGTGTGTCGGTCACCGACGCCTGCATCAGCTGGGCGCAGACGGCGCCGGTGCTGCGCGCCCTGGCCGACGCGGTGCGCGTGCGCCGCACGCGGCCGGCCTGA
- a CDS encoding flavodoxin family protein, whose amino-acid sequence MKTLLIVHHSITGGTRQMAGAAAAGARTEPTVQVRWLHARQAGPDDVLAADGYLFATPENLAAISGLMKDFFDRCYYPALGRIEGRPYAAMVCAGSDGSSAARQIERIATGWRLKQAAPPLIVCTHAQTPEAILAPKVLAPEDLARCRELGQALAVGLGMGVF is encoded by the coding sequence TTGAAGACGCTGCTGATCGTCCACCATTCCATCACCGGCGGCACCCGCCAGATGGCCGGCGCCGCGGCCGCCGGCGCACGCACCGAACCGACGGTGCAGGTGCGCTGGCTGCATGCCCGGCAAGCCGGGCCCGACGACGTACTGGCCGCCGATGGCTACCTGTTTGCCACGCCGGAGAACCTGGCCGCCATCAGCGGCCTGATGAAGGACTTCTTCGACCGCTGCTACTACCCCGCGTTGGGCCGCATCGAAGGCCGGCCCTATGCGGCGATGGTGTGCGCCGGCAGCGATGGCAGCAGCGCCGCCCGCCAGATCGAGCGCATCGCCACCGGCTGGCGGCTGAAGCAGGCCGCACCGCCGCTGATCGTCTGCACCCACGCGCAGACGCCGGAGGCCATCCTGGCGCCCAAGGTGCTGGCGCCCGAAGACCTGGCCCGCTGCCGCGAGCTGGGGCAGGCGCTGGCGGTGGGCTTGGGGATGGGGGTGTTCTGA
- a CDS encoding AbrB/MazE/SpoVT family DNA-binding domain-containing protein, with translation MVANMRAIHVTLRSIGNSKGVALPQSVLAQADLHDATHAELTVENGVICLRKVTKPSRAGWAEAAKKIAAAGGDELVLSEFGIGEAARNDW, from the coding sequence ATGGTCGCCAATATGCGCGCCATCCACGTCACGCTTCGGTCCATAGGCAACAGCAAGGGCGTGGCGCTGCCTCAGTCCGTCCTGGCGCAGGCCGACCTGCACGACGCCACCCATGCCGAGTTGACGGTCGAGAACGGCGTCATCTGTTTGCGCAAGGTCACCAAGCCCAGCCGAGCCGGCTGGGCCGAGGCCGCGAAGAAGATCGCTGCTGCAGGCGGTGACGAGCTGGTCTTGAGCGAGTTTGGCATCGGCGAAGCTGCGCGCAACGACTGGTGA
- a CDS encoding PQQ-dependent dehydrogenase, methanol/ethanol family, translated as MMQGQNLYRALWLLCGALAALPAQAADNAVQKLDGARIQANAATTRDWPSYGLDYAETRFSKLKQIDSGNVKRLGLAWTYNLESTRGVEATPLVVDGVMYVTASWSVVHAVDVRTGRRLWTFDPQVDRAKGYKGCCDVVNRGVALWKGKVYVGAFDGRLIALDAATGRKVWEKDTIADPKFSYTITGAPRVFKGKVIIGNGGAEYGARGYITAYDAETGEQKWRWFTVPGDPSNPFENEAMAAAAKTWDPSSRYWEAGGGGTAWDTLTFDPELNLMYVGVGNGSPWSARKRSPAGGDNLYLASIVALDPDTGTYKWHYQETPGDNWDYTSTQPMILADIRIDGKPRKVILHAPKNGFFFVIDRTNGQFISAQNFVPVNWASGYDKNGRPIETEMARVKDKPFDAIPGPFGAHNWHPMSYNPQTGLVYLPAQNVPFNLMDDKDWRFNGNQPGEPMAGLGWNTAMRANVEAPKSQPFGRLLAWDPVQQKEVWRKEHVSPWNGGTLTTAGNLVFQGTADGRFIAYDARNGQELWQTNVGTGIVAAPATYEVDGKQYVSIAVGWGGVYGLAQRATNNRPGPGTVYTFVLDGKAPAPAQVAQQAQALVKGVPYDPKDVPAGTLLYVNNCVFCHGVPGVDRGGNIPNLGYMDAAYIQNLQNFVFKGPATSRGMPDFTGKITSEDVDKIKAFIQGTADAVRPAAK; from the coding sequence ATGATGCAAGGACAAAACCTCTACCGCGCGCTGTGGCTGCTGTGCGGCGCGCTGGCGGCCCTGCCGGCCCAGGCGGCCGACAACGCCGTCCAGAAGCTCGACGGCGCCCGCATCCAGGCCAATGCCGCCACCACGCGCGACTGGCCCAGCTATGGGCTGGACTATGCCGAGACCCGCTTCAGCAAGCTCAAGCAGATCGACAGCGGCAACGTGAAGCGGCTGGGCCTGGCCTGGACCTACAACCTCGAATCCACCCGCGGCGTGGAGGCCACGCCGCTGGTGGTGGACGGGGTGATGTACGTCACCGCCTCCTGGAGCGTGGTGCATGCGGTGGACGTGCGCACCGGCCGGCGGCTGTGGACCTTCGATCCGCAGGTGGACCGTGCCAAGGGCTACAAGGGCTGCTGCGACGTGGTCAACCGCGGCGTGGCGCTGTGGAAGGGCAAGGTGTACGTGGGCGCCTTCGACGGTCGCCTGATCGCGCTGGACGCCGCCACCGGCCGCAAGGTGTGGGAGAAGGACACCATCGCCGATCCGAAGTTCTCGTACACCATCACCGGCGCGCCGCGGGTGTTCAAGGGCAAGGTCATCATCGGCAACGGCGGTGCCGAGTACGGTGCCCGCGGCTACATCACGGCCTACGACGCCGAGACCGGCGAGCAGAAGTGGCGCTGGTTCACCGTGCCGGGCGATCCGTCCAACCCGTTCGAGAACGAGGCCATGGCCGCCGCGGCCAAGACCTGGGATCCCAGCAGCCGCTATTGGGAAGCAGGCGGTGGCGGCACCGCGTGGGACACGCTCACCTTCGACCCCGAGCTGAACCTGATGTACGTGGGCGTCGGCAACGGCTCGCCCTGGTCGGCCCGCAAGCGCAGCCCGGCGGGCGGCGACAACCTGTACCTGGCTTCCATCGTGGCGCTGGACCCGGACACCGGCACCTACAAGTGGCACTACCAGGAAACGCCGGGTGACAACTGGGACTACACCTCCACCCAGCCGATGATCCTGGCCGACATCCGCATCGACGGCAAGCCGCGCAAGGTCATCCTGCATGCGCCCAAGAACGGTTTCTTCTTCGTCATCGACCGCACCAACGGGCAGTTCATCTCGGCGCAGAACTTCGTGCCGGTGAACTGGGCCAGCGGCTACGACAAGAACGGCCGCCCGATCGAGACCGAGATGGCGCGGGTGAAGGACAAGCCGTTCGACGCCATTCCCGGACCCTTCGGCGCGCACAACTGGCACCCCATGTCCTACAACCCGCAGACGGGCCTGGTGTATCTGCCGGCGCAGAACGTGCCCTTCAACCTGATGGACGACAAGGACTGGCGCTTCAACGGCAACCAGCCCGGCGAGCCGATGGCCGGCCTGGGCTGGAACACGGCCATGCGCGCCAACGTGGAAGCGCCCAAGAGCCAGCCCTTCGGCCGTCTGCTGGCCTGGGACCCGGTGCAGCAGAAGGAGGTGTGGCGCAAGGAGCATGTCTCGCCGTGGAACGGCGGCACGCTGACCACCGCCGGCAACCTGGTGTTCCAGGGCACGGCCGATGGACGCTTCATCGCCTACGACGCACGCAACGGGCAGGAGTTGTGGCAGACCAACGTGGGTACCGGCATCGTCGCGGCCCCGGCCACCTACGAGGTGGATGGCAAGCAGTACGTGTCCATCGCGGTGGGTTGGGGCGGGGTGTATGGCCTGGCCCAGCGCGCCACCAACAACCGCCCCGGCCCGGGCACGGTGTACACCTTCGTGCTCGACGGCAAGGCGCCCGCACCGGCCCAGGTGGCGCAGCAGGCGCAGGCGCTGGTCAAGGGCGTGCCCTACGATCCCAAGGACGTGCCCGCCGGCACGCTGCTGTACGTCAACAACTGCGTGTTTTGCCACGGAGTGCCGGGGGTGGACCGCGGCGGCAACATCCCGAACCTCGGCTACATGGATGCCGCCTACATCCAGAACCTGCAGAACTTCGTGTTCAAGGGTCCGGCCACCAGCCGCGGCATGCCCGATTTCACCGGCAAGATCACCAGCGAGGACGTGGACAAGATCAAGGCCTTCATCCAGGGCACGGCGGATGCGGTGAGGCCGGCGGCGAAGTAG
- a CDS encoding transporter, which translates to MNLRLRATAAASCALLGLASAPAHAVDVDAGDYTALPAGTTLGLAYYQHAERNRLYAGGDRVPIDAGLSSDVGILRVVHFMKLGGITIDPQFLLPVARLRAKDDLSALGKDSGVGDLMLAATAWLINDPQTKTYFGITPFVWVPTGAYDRGQGVNVGENRWKWALQAGYIRPLGPQLTLDAAADVTWHGRNDDYGPGSLTLRQKPVVQLQGWLRWHASDALDWRLGLSHTAGGEQSIDGESQHNRLATTRFALGAGYFVGPRTQLLATVGRDLRVREGLRESGRVNLRLLQIF; encoded by the coding sequence ATGAACCTGCGCCTGAGAGCCACCGCCGCGGCCAGCTGCGCCTTGCTCGGCCTGGCCAGCGCACCCGCCCATGCCGTGGACGTGGATGCCGGCGACTACACCGCGTTGCCGGCCGGCACCACGCTGGGCCTGGCCTACTACCAGCATGCCGAGCGCAACCGGCTGTATGCCGGCGGCGACCGCGTGCCCATCGATGCCGGGCTGAGCTCCGACGTGGGCATCCTGCGGGTGGTGCACTTCATGAAGCTGGGCGGCATCACCATCGATCCGCAGTTCCTGCTGCCGGTGGCGCGGCTGCGCGCCAAGGACGACCTGTCGGCCCTGGGCAAAGACAGCGGCGTCGGCGACCTGATGCTGGCCGCCACCGCCTGGCTGATCAACGATCCGCAGACCAAGACCTATTTCGGCATCACGCCTTTTGTGTGGGTGCCCACGGGCGCCTACGACCGTGGCCAGGGCGTCAACGTCGGCGAGAACCGCTGGAAGTGGGCGCTGCAGGCTGGCTACATCCGGCCGCTGGGCCCGCAGCTCACACTGGATGCCGCCGCCGACGTGACCTGGCATGGCCGTAACGACGACTACGGCCCGGGCAGCCTCACGCTGCGCCAGAAGCCGGTGGTTCAGCTGCAGGGCTGGCTGCGCTGGCATGCCAGCGATGCGCTCGACTGGCGGCTGGGCCTGTCGCACACCGCGGGCGGCGAGCAGTCCATTGACGGCGAGTCGCAGCACAACCGCCTGGCCACCACGCGCTTTGCGCTGGGCGCGGGCTACTTCGTGGGACCCAGGACCCAGCTGCTGGCCACCGTGGGGCGCGACCTTCGCGTGCGCGAGGGCCTGCGTGAATCCGGCCGCGTGAACCTGCGCCTGCTGCAGATCTTCTGA
- a CDS encoding aldehyde dehydrogenase family protein produces MNLSDIHHLLAPRAQEFLRRDTHRMLIDGRWVAAAEGRTLDVLNPANEQCIAHVPLAGAADVDAAVQAARRAFDGGPWSRLRPADRQRLLLRLADLLHTHAQAVAQVESLDNGKSAAIAEAVDVAMSIDYIRFMAGQATAIAGITRDASIPFAPPSAQFVTFTRREAVGVVAAIVPWNFPLLMAVMKLAPALAAGCSVVLKPAEQTPLTALMLGELLMEAGFPDGAVNIVTGDGPGAGAPLTGHAGVDKISFTGSTETGKLIGRTAMDRLARVTLELGGKSPVIVLDDCDPAAAAAGAAQAIFFNHGQVCCAGSRLYVQRRMFDRVVADVAAIAKQMPLGHGLDPAAQMGPLVSQEQLDRVCGYIESGRREGAEVLSGGRRAGDKGYFVQPTVLTNVNHAHRVVQEEIFGPVLTAMPYDDLDEVARQANDTPYGLGASIWSNNLTRVHQLIPRLRAGTVWVNCHSMLDPGMPFGGYKQSGIGRDLGREAIDAYLETKSVFIAT; encoded by the coding sequence ATGAACCTGTCCGATATTCACCACCTGCTTGCCCCGCGCGCCCAGGAATTCCTGCGCCGCGACACCCACCGGATGCTGATCGACGGCCGCTGGGTGGCGGCCGCCGAAGGCCGCACGCTGGACGTGCTCAACCCCGCCAATGAACAGTGCATCGCCCACGTGCCGCTGGCCGGCGCGGCCGATGTGGACGCCGCGGTGCAGGCCGCGCGCCGCGCGTTTGACGGCGGACCCTGGTCACGGCTGCGGCCGGCCGACCGCCAGCGCCTGCTGCTGCGCCTGGCCGATCTGCTGCACACCCATGCGCAGGCCGTGGCGCAGGTGGAGTCGCTGGACAACGGCAAGTCGGCCGCCATCGCCGAGGCGGTGGATGTGGCGATGTCGATCGACTACATCCGTTTCATGGCCGGCCAGGCCACGGCCATTGCCGGCATCACGCGCGATGCCTCCATTCCCTTCGCGCCGCCCTCGGCGCAGTTCGTCACCTTCACCCGGCGTGAAGCCGTGGGCGTGGTGGCGGCCATCGTGCCCTGGAACTTTCCGCTGCTGATGGCGGTGATGAAGCTGGCCCCGGCACTGGCCGCCGGCTGCAGCGTGGTGCTCAAGCCGGCCGAGCAGACGCCGCTCACCGCCCTGATGCTGGGTGAGTTGCTGATGGAGGCCGGCTTTCCGGACGGTGCCGTCAACATCGTGACGGGCGACGGCCCCGGCGCCGGTGCGCCGTTGACGGGCCATGCCGGCGTGGACAAGATCAGCTTCACCGGCTCCACCGAGACCGGCAAGCTGATCGGCCGCACCGCGATGGACCGGCTGGCCCGCGTGACGCTGGAGCTGGGCGGCAAGTCGCCGGTCATCGTGCTGGACGACTGCGACCCTGCGGCGGCCGCGGCCGGTGCGGCGCAGGCCATCTTCTTCAACCATGGGCAGGTGTGCTGCGCCGGCTCGCGCCTGTATGTGCAGCGCCGGATGTTCGACCGCGTGGTGGCCGACGTGGCGGCGATCGCCAAGCAGATGCCGCTCGGTCATGGCCTGGACCCGGCGGCGCAGATGGGCCCGCTGGTGTCGCAGGAGCAGCTCGACCGGGTCTGCGGCTACATCGAATCGGGCCGGCGCGAGGGCGCCGAGGTGCTCAGCGGCGGTCGGCGGGCCGGTGACAAGGGCTACTTCGTGCAGCCCACGGTGCTGACCAACGTGAACCATGCGCACCGCGTGGTGCAGGAGGAGATCTTCGGCCCGGTGCTCACCGCCATGCCGTACGACGACCTCGACGAAGTGGCACGCCAGGCCAACGACACGCCTTACGGTCTGGGCGCCAGCATCTGGTCCAACAACCTCACACGGGTGCACCAGCTCATTCCGCGGCTGCGTGCCGGCACGGTCTGGGTCAACTGCCACAGCATGCTCGACCCCGGCATGCCCTTCGGTGGCTACAAGCAGTCGGGCATCGGGCGCGACCTGGGCCGCGAGGCCATCGACGCCTACCTGGAGACCAAGTCGGTCTTCATCGCGACCTGA
- a CDS encoding GAF domain-containing protein, with protein sequence MPAPSVQLPRQLFFATSEDRLSLARERFFERGEKPLGLVDEAVLQSWGRCLASGLRTQQQPHAQMVRPVRLHAAMRQTRQLREAAAPELHRLEATIAFTASRVILTSPDGVVVHVTQRPQGAEETVLPALGRVGIDLSEDAVGTTAPGIVARTGRGVSVRGAEHFSEHVVRTHCAAAPIHDVHGQLAGVLDLTIEGSGFGFDAYALVASHACAIENRLLQLQSPELLVLSFQADPALLGTPLEALVGIDGEGRLRWANAMALRLGQAAIGQSAEEVFGRSAQSLLSSVRQPSPQPLTLPNGLTLWSRAQLRRGDGAGPLTGVAPRPAEPVAVVDMPSAPQADAAPQATATTPTTPATLKAQRRQQIQRTLDECGGKVARAARLLGVSRGLIYRTLREPEDAPSDPNGNTLAGG encoded by the coding sequence ATGCCCGCGCCGTCCGTCCAGTTGCCTCGGCAGCTCTTCTTTGCCACGTCGGAAGACCGGCTGAGCCTGGCGCGTGAGCGCTTCTTCGAACGCGGCGAAAAGCCGCTGGGCCTGGTGGACGAAGCGGTGCTGCAGTCCTGGGGTCGTTGCCTGGCTTCGGGGCTGCGCACCCAGCAGCAACCGCATGCGCAGATGGTGCGCCCGGTGCGGCTGCATGCGGCGATGCGCCAGACCCGGCAGCTGCGCGAGGCCGCAGCGCCCGAGCTGCACCGCCTGGAAGCCACCATCGCCTTCACCGCCTCGCGCGTGATCCTCACCAGCCCCGACGGGGTGGTGGTGCATGTGACGCAACGCCCGCAAGGCGCCGAAGAGACGGTGCTGCCTGCGTTGGGGCGGGTGGGCATCGACTTGTCGGAAGACGCGGTGGGCACCACCGCGCCCGGCATCGTGGCCCGCACGGGCCGCGGCGTGTCGGTGCGCGGGGCCGAGCATTTCAGCGAGCATGTGGTGCGCACGCATTGCGCGGCCGCGCCCATCCACGACGTGCACGGCCAGCTGGCGGGCGTGCTGGACCTCACCATCGAAGGCAGCGGCTTCGGCTTCGATGCCTATGCGCTGGTGGCTTCGCACGCCTGCGCGATCGAGAACCGGCTGCTGCAGCTGCAGTCGCCCGAGCTGCTGGTGCTGTCGTTCCAGGCCGATCCGGCACTGCTGGGCACGCCGCTGGAAGCGCTGGTGGGCATCGATGGCGAGGGCCGGCTGCGCTGGGCCAATGCCATGGCGTTGCGACTGGGGCAGGCCGCCATCGGCCAGTCGGCCGAAGAGGTGTTCGGCCGCTCGGCGCAGTCGCTCCTCAGCTCGGTGCGCCAGCCCAGCCCGCAGCCGTTGACGCTGCCCAACGGGCTCACCCTGTGGTCGCGGGCGCAGCTGCGCCGCGGCGATGGTGCCGGCCCCTTGACCGGCGTGGCGCCCAGGCCGGCCGAGCCCGTGGCGGTGGTGGACATGCCATCGGCGCCGCAGGCCGATGCGGCTCCACAGGCAACGGCCACCACACCGACCACGCCCGCCACCCTCAAGGCCCAGCGCCGCCAGCAGATCCAGCGCACGCTGGACGAATGCGGCGGCAAGGTGGCCCGTGCCGCGCGGCTGCTGGGCGTTTCGCGCGGGCTCATCTACCGCACGCTGCGCGAGCCCGAAGACGCGCCGAGTGATCCAAACGGGAACACTTTGGCGGGCGGGTAA
- a CDS encoding DUF6527 family protein, with amino-acid sequence MGLLSPILRNVEGGGLMWWCPGCDGPHCIQTGEGPGPRWGWNGDALRPTFTPSVLVQGVGLTPAGQAQADAWFEAGCPQPAPKFENQATVCHSFVTDGQMQMLSDCTHALAGQTVPIPPWQPDAD; translated from the coding sequence GTGGGACTGCTTTCACCCATCCTGCGGAACGTGGAAGGCGGCGGCCTCATGTGGTGGTGCCCGGGTTGCGATGGCCCCCACTGCATCCAGACCGGCGAAGGCCCCGGCCCGCGCTGGGGCTGGAACGGCGACGCCCTGCGCCCCACGTTCACGCCCAGCGTTCTCGTGCAGGGGGTCGGCCTGACGCCTGCCGGCCAAGCCCAGGCTGACGCATGGTTTGAGGCCGGATGCCCGCAGCCGGCGCCCAAGTTCGAGAACCAGGCGACCGTGTGCCACAGCTTCGTGACCGACGGGCAGATGCAGATGCTGTCCGACTGCACGCACGCCCTGGCCGGCCAGACCGTGCCTATCCCGCCGTGGCAGCCAGACGCCGACTGA
- a CDS encoding DUF2514 family protein, with amino-acid sequence MTPLRYAAAGVLVVLLGLLAVQTGRLQRAETAIQAERAGRAQDKATAAVAAASAVMAARAEEQRRTAAMQETVDVAQEQIAAARRDARAADGAADRLRQHVAALASRCGGPASDPAAAAGSAPAAGAGLVLADLFSRADERAGQLAEYADQARIAGQACERAYQALTKE; translated from the coding sequence ATGACCCCGCTGCGCTACGCCGCCGCCGGCGTGCTGGTGGTGCTGCTGGGCCTGCTGGCCGTGCAGACCGGGCGCCTGCAGCGCGCAGAGACCGCCATCCAAGCCGAGCGCGCCGGCCGTGCACAGGACAAGGCAACCGCCGCCGTGGCCGCGGCATCCGCCGTCATGGCTGCCCGGGCCGAGGAACAGCGGCGCACCGCCGCGATGCAGGAGACCGTCGATGTTGCTCAAGAACAGATCGCGGCTGCGCGCCGTGACGCCCGCGCTGCTGATGGTGCTGCTGACCGGCTGCGCCAGCACGTCGCAGCCCTTGCCTCCCGTTGTGGTGGCCCCGCCAGCGATCCCGCCGCTGCCGCGGGAAGCGCGCCAGCCGCCGGTGCCGGCCTGGTGCTCGCCGACCTGTTCAGTAGGGCTGACGAGCGCGCGGGACAGCTGGCTGAGTACGCCGATCAAGCTCGGATCGCCGGCCAGGCCTGCGAGCGCGCCTACCAAGCCCTGACGAAGGAGTGA
- a CDS encoding glycoside hydrolase family 19 protein produces MQLFGIDTPARRAAFLAQIGHESGRLRYVRELWGPTPAQARYEGRADLGNTQPGDGFRYRGRGLIQTTGRANYAGTRDGLRRVAPGAPDFEAEPEALEQPRWAAMSAAWFWQSRGLNTLADAGDFFRISARINGINRATGEPNGMEDRRKLWAGAKAALGVA; encoded by the coding sequence ATGCAGCTGTTCGGAATCGACACGCCAGCGCGACGTGCTGCTTTCCTGGCCCAAATCGGACATGAGTCCGGCCGGCTGCGCTATGTGCGCGAGCTGTGGGGCCCGACGCCTGCACAGGCTCGCTACGAGGGCCGCGCCGACCTGGGCAACACGCAGCCCGGCGACGGCTTCCGGTACAGGGGCCGGGGCCTGATCCAGACCACGGGCCGAGCGAACTACGCCGGCACGCGCGATGGCCTGCGGCGCGTGGCGCCTGGCGCCCCTGACTTTGAGGCCGAGCCCGAGGCGCTTGAGCAGCCGCGCTGGGCCGCCATGTCCGCCGCCTGGTTCTGGCAGTCGCGCGGGCTGAACACGCTGGCCGATGCAGGCGACTTCTTCAGGATCAGCGCGCGCATCAACGGCATCAACCGCGCCACCGGGGAGCCGAACGGCATGGAAGACCGCCGCAAGCTGTGGGCCGGCGCCAAGGCTGCGCTGGGTGTCGCATGA